One Triticum dicoccoides isolate Atlit2015 ecotype Zavitan chromosome 3B, WEW_v2.0, whole genome shotgun sequence genomic window, CCATATTTTTACCGCGATTGCCCGATCGCCAGCTGAGCTTAATTGCCCGTTCTGCCCTTCCATGATCGTACCTAAAAACTTATCGCCCACTCAAATTTGCTGCCAGGTTGTCGCCGGTGCGGTGCTTGGGTGTATGATAGGTATTGCAGGGCAAATTATCATTGCAGTGACCAGTGTTGTATGATGCTGCTGTGTCTCAAGGTGCAGGAGAATTGCTAGTGCTTGCAGAGACCTGAGAAGAAGCAGCTTCTCTGGTGTTTCTGTGACTTAGGTATCGGTTCGATGTGTAATGATGTGCCGTAGTGCTGTTGAAGATTGAATCAAGTTTTGATAGCACATAATTGTATGTTCAGGTGATGTTCTCAGGCTTTGATGTACAGAATATCTATTCGATAACTTCATTGCTCTAGTGAAAGCTAGAAAGTGGCTGCATCACTAGTTATAATGTCTCGCTAATTCTGTTCTTTACGCCTGTTTAGATAGGGATGGCTCAAGTTAGAACTCATGGGGTTTAGTGCATAATAAAACTCACTTTTTTGGGGGGCAAGATGGATCTGTATCCTGATTCTTGGGGTTCAGTGTAACAAAACAAATCACAACAAAAACACTTGGTCCAAGCACTCCCTGTTGATTAGTACAAGAAGCTGACAGCCAACATATCTAAAGCATGATGTAACAAAAATAATTTTATTCACATTGATGTAACATCTCTGGGAAGTTCATGTCAAATGTATGATAATGTAACCAACATGTGTGAGAAGATATCAACAAACAAACCTGACGGTCATGTACATGCAAATAATGCAGTGTCACGTCTAGTGGCCGAGGTTCTAAGTTATACTTATTGACACTGGAacccagtcagtcactgaatgtatATCTGGGCATTCTTACACCTGGGGCCTATTTaaactcaaaatttgagaaaagacTCTCCTAACGTCTGAATAAGCATCTCTCACCATGTCAGGTTCTGCTCTCCATGCTATGTGCTCATCAGGCCTAACCAAAATAACACTTTTGTTATTTACCTGACACATCTCCCACCATGATGAGTTCACAGTTGCCCTTGGTATTTCCTCGACATCGACATAGTTTGTCCAGGGTGCCAACTCAGATATGCTCCCTTTCGCTTCCACGTCCCTTGAACCTTGTGGCCACATGACACAAACTTTGGCTGATAGCTCGAATTCATCTGCTATCATCAGCATAGCCTGGGCAAGCTTATATGACTCTttcagtggtgcaatgatgataACAAACTCAATTTTATCCCCACTTACTAGGTCCAGTGTTGAGAACACACCCTGTAAGGAGTCATCACGCACACGGTTTACACGAAGGTACAGGAATGGCTAAAAAAGAATGTGCTGCCAATTAGGTGTCAAAGGGTCGAACCTCACTCGAAGCGGACAGTGGTCTCACCAGCATGTGTGGTAGCCGTGAACCAACCTTAGCAGAAGGAATGTACTCTCCTGATGACCTCTTAGAATGCTTCAGTTCTTCTGCTTGATAAGTGCTCTCAGCACAATCTTCAGCAACTAGGGCTCCTTTTCCATAGCTGAAAGTGCACATATTAGATCTAGGTCAGAAACTTGCCTATTTGATTATACTTGGTGAGAATATAGCATTATCGCTCGAAGGGATCTACTCATGTATTCCATCAACTAAACTGAAAAGGAAGATAAATTCTAAAGTTCTTTTGAAGAATCATTCACAGTAAGGAGGCTAACCGGAAGCCAAGATCCTCTGCAGGGAACTGCAGCTGTAGACTTTTTCCTTCATCAAGAATACTTCTCAATCTTGCTAGTCTCAAGGATCCAAGGGGATTGTTCTCACTCAAAATGTAGTCCGAGACTTGTGTCCGACCAATGGAAAATAATCCTTCCAGAACCACCTTCTGTACATTTCTTGGAATGATTGATCCTAGGCTGCTGTTGATTACTCTGTGCACTGATAGAAACATGTGAGGGATGCGTATAAGGGGCAAGTTACAAACATTCAACTGTTAACTTAACCATAGTTGTACATGTTGTCAATATTTACTTTTCAAAGAGAATAGCAATAAATTGTGCACAGCCCTCTTACAGGAGCAGGGTACTTTACCTGAGTTTGCAATGGTTGGATCAAGACCAAGGGTAGCAGGAATAGACATTGCTGCCTTGaagttttccaaactaagttctgtgTTAAAAATGGCAACCTGTATAAAGAAGCATGAATGCAGTTTCAGTATATTTGTAGCAGAGATGTTAACATTGAACGAACAGAAGCATGCAAGAAGAATCTAACAGGTTTGCGCTCTGACTCATAAGTTTGTATAATTGATGGGTCAGCGATGCCATTTAGAAGTAAACACAATTTCCAAGCCAAATTATGTGCATCCTGAACACCAGTGTTCATTCCTGCGAAAATATGTCAGGAAGTGCACATTTCTTTATACATTTGAACTTCAGATACATAATAAAGAGCTCAACATGGTAATATTGCAGTATCAAATTTGAAAATAACTACTAACCAAAACCACCAGCAGGAGGAAAGCGGTGAGCAGCATCACCAACTAGGATTACACGATTGTCGCAGCCAACATATTTCTCTGCAACTTCAGCATGCATTGCCCATGGTTTTATGTCTAAAACCTGAATATCTGCTGGCTCCCATCCAACCAATTTGACAATAATTTGCTCGCACACCTAGAACCAAATGGGAAATACATATGGGGGGAAAGGGTAAGGAGGCGTGTAAATATTGGCATAAAATTTACTCTGCAGACTAGAAATCTACAGAACAAGTATTTCAGAACTGTAAGGACTGCAAATAAGTTCTTGAAAGAATACTACAGAACAAGCATTTCAGAAAGGCAAGGCTATACAGACTGGGTGCCGAACATAAtttttactccctctgtaaattaatataagagcgtttagatcactaaaatagtaatctaaacgctcttatattagtttacagagggagtagtagatgTTCACAGGTGAATGAGGTGGGAAATGCCAAAAACTAGAAATTGAGAAAAATATTCAACTGAAATCACCTTTGCACTAAAATCCTCAAACATCTGCTGAGGTGGATAAAATGGAACCTGAACATGAAACAGAAGATAAATTAACAGCTAGATAACTAATCATCCTACTTCCTTCAGCATAAAGGGCATCTGACGCACAACAGTCTGCTAATTTGATATACCTGCAACACAAATTCCCCATGCTCCAGGTCATGTGCCACAAGCACACCAATTGCATCAGGGTTGAAAATAAAGAACAGCATGCCAGGCCTCTCACTAGATAAATACTTTCCAAGATCCCTGCTCACAAAATGAACACTGACCAATTTCTGCAAGTCCCTTTCACCTTTCATAGATATACCAGCCAACTCACGCACTTTGCTCCTAGCGCCATCTGCCCCTAGAAGAAGGCCACAGTGAAGCTTCCTCTCCTGCACCCTCCCCCCATTGTTAAACGATGCTCCAACCAAAATACCATCATCGGTCAGCTGAATGGAACTACACTCGTGCCCCATCAGTATCTTGTTTTCCAGCAGCAAATCTTGAGTGGAGCTACCGCCAAGCTCATCAGGAAAGCACGTCTGAAAGCCAACGCCATCCAGTTTCTTGAGTAGCAAATCCACTAGCTTGTACTGCGAGAAGTGTGCGACCGATATAGGACTAATGACCTTGTTGAAATCTGCACAAAACAATCGTCAGCGGATCGACGTATGCAGCGATATGCAAAACATCACACACTCGACATGGAAAGAACTAAACATGCCTTCCTGCTTCATGTGATCAACCGAACCAAGAATGGATCCGGAGAGCGAGGTACAGTACACGAACTTCCTCCACAGATCCACCGGCGGCTGAGCCCTCTCGATGTCCCAGGCCAAGCCGTCAAACTTGCGGAAGATCTGCCAACACCACCCAAACCTATGAAATCACCACCCACACAACACACACGAAAGGCTGGAATGGCAATGTTGGGGGTGCGCTTGGCAGATAACTGATAACACACCTCCATGGTGCGGTTGTTGATGAAATGCGCTCGGGGATGCCGAGTGAACTCCATGCTTCTCTCGAGGACCGTGCATTTGATGCCTGCGAGGTTTCAACAAAACGAAGTGTCAAATTTATCAGCTGGGCTCCGATTGATCCACTGAATATCTGATTGGTACTAAGGGGCGACTTCGCAGGTGCTCACAAACAAATCCTCGCCCCGCGCCTACTGTAGCGCGAAGCAGAGCAGAGCTCCGGAGGTTGGCGGCGCTTACCGAATTTggcgaggaggaaggagagggcgaGCCCGACGGGTCCGGCCCCGACGATGACCACGGGCAGATGCGGCgcgtcgccgccgctgccgctggcgAGGGACGAGAGGAGcgggcgctggaggcggcggaggcgcagccaggagATGCCCCTGCCCGCGGAGAAGAGGCGCCAGCCTCCTCCGCCGGCGATTGACGGCATCGTGGCCTCGGTGGTGGCCGCGCAGGCTGCCGCGGTTTGCAGGAGGGGGTTGTGGGTTTAGAACGCGTACGAAAAAGCTGTTGGGCCGATGGGAGTTGAGCGATGGCGCCTGCGATAAGTACGCCTTCTACCTTAGAAGGCAGGTACCTCAGAGACCAGTCCCCGGCTCAGCTGCTCCCCGCCGCGGCCATctccggcgacatggccggcgggtaaCCCCCAATCTCCCGCCGCTGCTCCTCTCTCTGCCTCGACCCCTCATGCCGCCGCCCCCATATCCAGCAGCAGTCCGGCCAGCGCACAACTCCGGCGGACGCCGCCCCCACTCTGGCCGACGCACCAGTCCGGCGGACGGAGCCCCgttccccttcccctcctcccagTCCGGGGCCTAGAGACCGAGCATGAGCTCGTCTGTAAGGTGAGGAACATCCTCTGTTTCTTTGCAAAAAAAGTTCATGTAGGTTTGCTATGTAGCtgctgatattattattttttgaaacgaggcaaaagactcGCCATTTTCGTTGATTAAGAGGAAGAGAATTACCTGATTAATTGACGGAAAACCAGACTAAACCGATACAACACAATCCACATGACATGGGcaccaccggccaacctggccaccgacatggAACAGAAGCCACGATGGCACATGCCAACGGATGGCCACACGCGCAAGCAACCGACAGCTCCGACTTTGACGACGAGCAACACAAAGAAAATATGCAGGACTTGTGCTGACTGTGCAGAGGGCACACGACCACCGAATGCCTGTCATCGTCACCACCTGGACCCGCTCCAACGTTGCTCCGACTTCAAAGCAACCAAGCAACCACAGAAGAGCACTTCGGACACGCCGGGAAGAACCGACTACCGAAGACCACGCCACGACCCAAGCTCCTCTCgacgccatcatcgttgccaaacagAAACCAGCTCCCCGCCTCAACAaaccacgcggcgaagatgccgccatcAACGGCAAAGATGCCATCATCCACCAACCTCTTAGTTGTAGCCGGCTCCGAGACGAAACCCCCAAGGAGGAGAAAGACGCGTAGACGCCTCCATCGCCCGATCCAGCGGATCTGAGGTTTCCCTCCGGAGTCAAAGCCGTGTAGAGGAGGAGCACCTCCACGAAGACGCTTTCAAGAAAGATCGCGGCACCAGCGGGCATCGCCGTCGCCGGCTCCGGTGAAGACTGAAGCAAGGATTTCTCCCGAAGATCTGCCGACCACCTGCCACCATCGACCGCCGCCCACTAACCACCACCCCTCTAAGGCCGACCTCACTCTAGCCACGGGATCCCATGATCCACCGCGACCAGACACGCGCCACCCCCTAGCCAAAGCCGCCACCACCACACCCGAGGCCGCCGCCCCAGAGTCCAAGAGCCGCCATGTCATCGTCTTCATCGTCAGCAGTAGGCCGGCCAGGCCCGACGGCATGGAATCCACATCGCAGAGCTGGAGGCGAGGGAGGACCTGACCAGACTGTGACCTCGCCGCAAGCCTTGCCTCGGTGGCCCGGAGGGCAGCCAAAGCCGCCACCGGGAGGCTATAGCCGAGCCGCACCATATCTGAATCGCCGGAAGCCAAAGCCGCATGAGCGAGATGGAGCCGCTGCAGCCGCTTAGCCTCGACCCACCGCTGGACGTCGTGAggccgccgccatagccgcgccAACTCGCTGCACCACTGAAGGAGCAGCTGCCGCCGTGGGACCCGTTGCCTGGACCACCACCACCCTGAGCGGGGGAGAAGGCGTGCAGAGCACCGACGGCCGAGCCGACCATGCGGTCACGCAGCCGCCACCGCCGGAGCACCGCCCAGTCTCGCCGAGCGCGCCACGCCGTCCAGGGCCGGTCTCGGAATGCATCTACGCGATAGAAGCCCGTCGTCGCCGGCTGCTGCGCGGGCTTTGCTCGGCAGCGACGCCCAACGACGACGGGAGGGGCGGGGGAGGAGCGGGTGGGGTGGCGGCAGCGGCGCTAGGGTACGCTCGGGCCGCTCCCCTGGAGAGCGACGCGAGCGGGCCTGCTAAAGTTCTAAGGAACCATGTAGCTGCTAATTTATGATGTTTTCATTTGATTTATTTAATCAGAACAACAATATAGTCCAAGGGTATTATGGACTTTTCATTAACCATACCACAAGTAAGCTGNNNNNNNNNNNNNNNNNNNNNNNNNNNNNNNNNNNNNNNNNNNNNNNNNNNNNNNNNNNNNNNNNNNNNNNNNNNNNNNNNNNNNNNNNNNNNNNNNNNNNNNNNNNNNNNNNNNNNNNNNNNNNNNNNNNNNNNNNNNNNNNNNNNNNNNNNNNNNNNNNNNNNNNNNNNNNNNNNNNNNNNNNNNNNNNNNNNNNNNNNNNNNNNNNNNNNNNNNNNNNNNNNNNNNNNNNNNNNNNNNNNNNNNNNNNNNNNNNNNNNNNNNNNNNNNNNNNNNNNNNNNNNNNNNNNNNNNNNNNNNNNNNNNNNNNNNNNNNNNNNNNNNNNNNNNNNNNNNNNNNNNNNNNNNNNNNNNNNNNNNNNNNNNNNNNNNNNNNNNNNNNNNNNNNNNNNNNNNNNNNNNNNNNNNNNNNNNNNNNNNNNNNNNNNNNNNNNNNNNNNNNNNNNNNNNNNNNNNNNNNNNNNNNNNNNNNNNNNNNNNNNNNNNNNNNNNNNNNNNNNNNNNNNNNNNNNNNNNNNNNNNNNNNNNNNNNNNNNNNNNNNNNNNNNNNNNNNNNNNNNNNNNNNNNNNNNNNNNNNNNNNNNNNNNNNNNNNNNNNNNNNNNNNNNNNNNNNNNNNNNNNNNNNNNNNNNNNNNNNNNNNNNNNNNNNNNNNNNNNNNNNNNNNNNNNNNNNNNNNNNNNNNNNNNNNNNNNNNNNNNNNNNNNNNNNNNNNNNNNNNNNNNNNNNNNNNNNNNNNNNNNNNNNNNNNNNNNNNNNNNNNNNNNNNNNNNNNNNNNNNNNNNNNNNNNNNNNNNNNNNNNNNNNNNNNNNNNNNNNNNNNNNNNNNNNNNNNNNNNNNNNNNNNNNNNNNNNNNNNNNNNNNNNNNNNNNNNNNNNNNNNNNNNNNNNNNNNNNNNNNNNNNNNNNNNNNNNNNNNNNNNNNNNNNNNNNNNNNNNNNNNNNNNNNNNNNNNNNNNNNNNNNNNNNNNNNNNNNNNNNNNNNNNNNNNNNNNNNNNNNNNNNNNNNNNNNNNNNNNNNNNNNNNNNNNNNNNNNNNNNNNNNNNNNNNNNNNNNNNNNNNNNNNNNNNNNNNNNNNNNNNNNNNNNNNNNNNNNNNNNNNNNNNNNNNNNNNNNNNNNNNNNNNNNNNNNNNNNNNNNNNNNNNNNNNNNNNNNNNNNNNNNNNNNNNNNNNNNNNNNNNNNNNNNNNNNNNNNNNNNNNNNNNNNNNNNNNNNNNNNNNNNNNNNNNNNNNNNNNNNNNNNNNNNNNNNNNNNNNNNNNNNNNNNNNNNNNNNNNNNNNNNNNNNNNNNNNNNNNNNNNNNNNNNNNNNNNNNNNNNNNNNNNNNNNNNNNNNNNNNNNNNNNNNNNNNNNNNNNNNNNNNNNNNNNNNNNNNNNNNNNNNNNNNNNNNNNNNNNNNNNNNNNNNNNNNNNNNNNNNNNNNNNNNNNNNNNNNNNNNNNNNNNNNNNNNNNNNNNNNNNNNNNNNNNNNNNNNNNNNNNNNNNNNNNNNNNNNNNNNNNNNNNNNNNNNNNNNNNNNNNNNNNNNNNNNNNNNNNNNNNNNNNNNNNNNNNNNNNNNNNNNNNNNNNNNNNNNNNNNNNNNNNNNNNNNNNNNNNNNNNNNNNNNNNNNNNNNNNNNNNNNNNNNNNNNNNNNNNNNNNNNNNNNNNNNNNNNNNNNNNNNNNNNNNNNNNNNNNNNNNNNNNNNNNNNNNNNNNNNNNNNNNNNNNNNNNNNNNNNNNNNNNNNNNNNNNNNNNNNNNNNNNNNNNNNNNNNNNNNNNNNNNNNNNNNNNNNNNNNNNNNNNNNNNNNNNNNNNNNNNNNNNNNNNNNNNNNNNNNNNNNNNNNNNNNNNNNNNNNNNNNNNNNNNNNNNNNNNNNNNNNNNNNNNNNNNNNNNNNNNNNNNNNNNNNNNNNNNNNNNNNNNNNNNNNNNNNNNNNNNNNNNNNNNNNNNNNNNNNNNNNNNNNNNNNNNNNNNNNNNNNNNNNNNNNNNNNNNNNNNNNNNNNNNNNNNNNNNNNNNNNNNNNNNNNNNNNNNNNNNNNNNNNNNNNNNNNNNNNNNNNNNNNNNNNNNNNNNNNNNNNNNNNNNNNNNNNNNNNNNNNNNNNNNNNNNNNNNNNNNNNNNNNNNNNNNNNNNNNNNNNNNNNNNNNNNNNNNNNNNNNNNNNNNNNNNNNNNNNNNNNNNNNNNNNNNNNNNNNNNNNNNNNNNNNNNNNNNNNNNNNNNNNNNNNNNNNNNNNNNNNNNNNNNNNNNNNNNNNNNNNNNNNNNNNNNNNNNNNNNNNNNNNNNNNNNNNNNNNNNNNNNNNNNNNNNNNNNNNNNNNNNNNNNNNNNNNNNNNNNNNNNNNNNNNNNNNNNNNNNNNNNNNNNNNNNNNNNNNNNNNNNNNNNNNNNNNNNNNNNNNNNNNNNNNNNNNNNNNNNNNNNNNNNNNNNNNNNNNNNNNNNNNNNNNNNNNNNNNNNNNNNNNNNNNNNNNNNNNNNNNNNNNNNNNAAAAACATACACCAAAAAGAACTCGCTAGCTTATTATCTGGAGCCTATTTTCATAGGAGCTTATCTGAAGCTTATTTCACATGAGCTTATTTCCATAGGACAcctcaaaagaactggccctaaggcAGTAACTAAAATGGCCGCTCCAGCTgtaaataagtactccctccgttcctaaatatttgtctttctagacatttcaaatggacacaacatacggatgtatgtagacttattttagagtgtagattcactcatttcgctccgtatgtagtcacttgttaaaatctctagaaagacaaatatttaagaacggagggagtagaaaagaaaaaactacatgGATGCTCCCAAATCGACAGTGGATAAATGAATACGGCGAAAATTTGAAAAATTCCACTGAATTTTGAAGCTTTTGTAGTAGGCAAAGGGTACGTGCTACGTCGCTGAAAAAATAAGATTAGAAACAATCATAGTTTGAGTCAAAACAAGTATCTCTCTAGTCTCTATCCTAATatgtagtacaaagttgagacacatattttgagacggagggagtaattatccTTTCCGGATTTACCATTTACGGAGCTTTCACTCGTTCGTTCTCATTTCCAGCAGATGCCAAGGGCAAAGGTTTGCTGTTTAATAACGTAAGATACAAATGTCATGGGGGACAAAGCTGAGTGAATTCATCAATAGCAAATAGCTTTTCAACCATCCTTACAAGAGACATGTTTTATCAGACTCTGCACGAACGAACGATCCTTGCACCCTCTTCACTCAAAAAATTTACATTTCGTCCCAAGGGCTACACGGCGTTTACAGGGAAACAAGGCGAGCATTTGAGGTTCAATTTTTCGGACAAGAACAGTGTCATATCTCCTGTTTATGTCCCTACAACAAAAGAAATCGTCTACATCTGCACAGCGAATAACTACAACTCAAAGCTTGGAGGCACCCATGGACAGGGCCTGCTGCACAAGCTCCCGCCGCAAGATCTTTCCGCAGGCGATTTCGGTATTGCATTGACGAAAGCCACTCGGCGGACTTTCTTGTAGGGCGCAACCTGTCGAACGATAAACATTTAGATATGCTTTTAGTGTCTAAGTGGCAATGCATTGTTAAAAAGCATATGCTGCATACATAAAGGTGCATTTATGCCTTCTTTTTTGTTACACTATTGATGCGGGTATCTTCAAAACAACTATAATTTCGTGTTGCTACATGTGTTGTGTGCATACCACACATGCACAGCTTGCTCGTGTATTGACATGTGGCTTTGTTTGGAGCGCAGTGATACAATTTGATGATCCCACCACCAGTCCTCTATAGCTTTTGCGACAATATATACCAATATGGTACATACTATTTCAATGTTGCAGCTCGATCACGGGGGAAAAAATGTTAAAATGCCTTAATAGGCAGAGAGACAGTGTCACTAACAATACTACAACATTACTAGGATCTaactcaacttgcaatcatggtgcTCAGCTTGCTTGCCAAAAAGTAAAATAAAGCTGATTATGATGGACACTTTTAACTCAGCACCGAACTATATTTGGTAGTAGGATTAGGATAATGAGAAGGAGAAACTTACATGTTTAGCCACGTAATCCATGACTTGTTGGCCAGTAAGGTTGAAACCTGGTTGCCTCACTATAAAAGCCATTGGCAGTTGCCCAGCATCTTCATCTGGATATCTGCATATTGCATATGAGGGGGCATCTTATATACTGCCACATGCTGAACAGAGCATCATACCATATGTTTAGCTTTTAGGAATACGTGATTCATTAGAATTTTCACCAAGTTTACTGCAGTTCATACTAAAGGTTGGACTTACCCGATAACTGCAGCATCAGCGATTCCAGGATGTGATTGTAGAGTATGCTCCAGTTCAGCTGGAGGCACCTGAGATAGGATGTACTTATATCAGTAACGTGCAGACAGAATCTTGCGAGGCAAAATTCTTCAATGATAATGTAATTGTACCTGGTATCCTTTGTACTTTATCAACTCCTTCAAACGATCAACAATGTAGAGAAATCCATCTTCATTGAAGTAGCAAAGGTCGCCAGTTTTCAGCCAGCCATCTGAGTCCACTGTTTCTGCCGTTGCTTTGTCGTCACCGACATAACCTGAACCCAATAATAATAAGGCAAAAGCAACAATGTTTAGATCAATTGTATACTTGTATTCGGGCTCTTGTCTGCATAAGCTTTTTAAAACTATTAGTGGTACGATCTATAATCTGGCAAGTAACATTTCCGTTCAAGTAAATGTTTAGATCAGTTGTAATGTCACTTACAAANNNNNNNNNNNNNNNNNNNNNNNNNNNNNNNNNNNNNNNNNNNNNNNNNNNNNNNNNNNNNNNNNNNNNNNNNNNNNNNNNNNNNNNNNNNNNNNNNNNNNNNNNNNNNNNNNNNNNNNNNNNNNNNNNNNNNNNNNNNNNNNNNNNNNNNNNNNNNNNNNNNNNNNNNNNNNNNNNNNNNNNNNNNNNNNNNNNNNNNNNNNNNNNNNNNNNNNNNNNNNNNNNNNNNNNNNNNNNNNNNNNNNNNNNNNNNNNNNNNNNNNNNNNNNNNNNNNNNNNNNNNNNNNNNNNNNNNNNNNNNNNNNNNNNNNNNNNNNNNNNNNNNNNNNNNNNNNNNNNNNNNNNNNNNNNNNNNNNNNNNNNNNNNNNNNNNNNNNNNNNNNNNNNNNNNNNNNNNNNNNNNNNNNNNNNNNNNNNNNNNNNNNNNNNNNNNNNNNNNNNNNNNNNNNNNNNNNNNNNNNNNNNNNNNNNNNNNNNNNNNNNNNNNNNNNNNNNNNNNNNNNNNNNNNNNNNNNNNNNNNNNNNNNNNNNNNNNNNNNNNNNNNNNNNNNNNNNNNNNNNNNNNNNNNNNNNNNNNNNNNNNNNNNNNNNNNNNNNNNNNNNNNNNNNNNNNNNNNNNNNNNNNNNNNNNNNAAATATGGTGGGTTATTTACCCGTTGCCTAATTACATGCCTTAATTCTAGCTATAATAAGGGAACAATCATTTACTACTTGACCTACATATATAATTAGAAACAATCCAATTAAATTGCGGTTAGCTAGTATACAATCCGACAGTATCATTAATTTCCCCCAAAACAATCCCGATGATTATCAACACGACGACAACAGTACCCTGACGACCCCAGCAACAACCAACAGTACGTgagcctgcgccgccgccgccgtcgacaacCACGGCAGGATCATACATCCGTGTCAGGTTAGGCGACCGTGGAGGACCCAGCAGCGCCGCTCCACTACTAGCTCCGGGGCCATTTGGAGGACGTCGCGGATGCCAGGTAAGTCTTTAAGTTTCGATCTTCAACTCTAGATGAATCAAGCCTCCTAGTATTGTTCCTGAATTGGGGACGCGTTCCCGCCATGAATCGCTTCGTCCCGCGCCTCGACCCCGACCCTCGATTCGGGTCGACGACCCCGGAACGAGGGACGCGGCACCGTTCCGCGTTCCCGGCAACTATGCGTCTGACTCGAGGACTACGCAACTGACGGACGCGGGCA contains:
- the LOC119277838 gene encoding putative polyketide hydroxylase, whose protein sequence is MPSIAGGGGWRLFSAGRGISWLRLRRLQRPLLSSLASGSGGDAPHLPVVIVGAGPVGLALSFLLAKFGIKCTVLERSMEFTRHPRAHFINNRTMEIFRKFDGLAWDIERAQPPVDLWRKFVYCTSLSGSILGSVDHMKQEDFNKVISPISVAHFSQYKLVDLLLKKLDGVGFQTCFPDELGGSSTQDLLLENKILMGHECSSIQLTDDGILVGASFNNGGRVQERKLHCGLLLGADGARSKVRELAGISMKGERDLQKLVSVHFVSRDLGKYLSSERPGMLFFIFNPDAIGVLVAHDLEHGEFVLQVPFYPPQQMFEDFSAKVCEQIIVKLVGWEPADIQVLDIKPWAMHAEVAEKYVGCDNRVILVGDAAHRFPPAGGFGMNTGVQDAHNLAWKLCLLLNGIADPSIIQTYESERKPVAIFNTELSLENFKAAMSIPATLGLDPTIANSVHRVINSSLGSIIPRNVQKVVLEGLFSIGRTQVSDYILSENNPLGSLRLARLRSILDEGKSLQLQFPAEDLGFRYGKGALVAEDCAESTYQAEELKHSKRSSGEYIPSAKVGSRLPHMLVRPLSASSEGVFSTLDLVSGDKIEFVIIIAPLKESYKLAQAMLMIADEFELSAKVCVMWPQGSRDVEAKGSISELAPWTNYVDVEEIPRATVNSSWWEMCQVNNKSVILVRPDEHIAWRAEPDMVRDAYSDVRRVFSQILSLNRPQV